DNA sequence from the Thermodesulfobacteriota bacterium genome:
GCCTGGCTCGTAATCCGGTGCTTTGTTCCAAATTTGCTTAAACACATCAAGAGCTACCTCATCAGCATCGGGCTGGTTGTTTAAAATCCTGTATGCAAGCCCATATACCTGCGTGATAGTTGTGTCATAGAGCTTCTTTAATGCAGACTCACATCCTCTTGCTATTTTATCTATTAGCTCTGCAAGACTTTGCTCATGTTCTGATGTCTTTTTAGTTTTTTCTCCACCCTGAGCCATGATTTATCGCCCTTAGTTCATATGCTATCTAGTATATTCCTATTACTATATCAATTTATTGAATAGTAATTCAAGAAAAATTTCTGCTTAATAACCTACAGCAAATACAAAATATTCCAATACCGCTATCATTAAATTACATAGATATATATCCAAACTCTAGCCTAACATCGTATATATATTTATACAGGGAGCGGATATTGTATATAATATTGATTAGATGTATGTTAGAAGCAAAAGCTGTGTTATTACATAAAGGAGTGGGATGAGAACTAAAGAAGAACTAGAAGAGCTTATTTCAATATATGCTCTTGGCGCGCTTGATGGAGAGGAACTCGCAGAGGTAGAAGAGATTCTAGCTACTGATCAAGAAGCAAGAGATATATTAGCAAAATACCAAGGCGTAGCTTCGCATCTCGCATATTCTTCTAAAGCTCGTATGCCTGACCCAAGCCTAAAAAAGAAGATGTTGTCAGAGCTGCTTGGTCAGAAAAAGAGTACATATCAAGAAGTGAAGACTCCTTTTTGGAAACGTTTTCAGCTTATTGGTTTCTCATTTGGAGCTGTCGCTGCTGCAGTTTTGATGCTTATTATTGTTTCACCTAACCAATCCCAATATGAAACTCTTGGTGACAATGGTGCTGTAATTACTGAGTTAAACCAAACAATCTCTGATCAACAAGAACTGATAAACAACTTGAAAATCTCTCTTGAAGAGAAACAGGTTGAATATAAAGAATTAGAAGACCATTATGCAAAACTAGATGAGTTAAGCGAGTTTTTAGAGCATCCAAGTGTTCATATAATACAGCTCACAAATATGCACACAGATGAAGATGCCGGGGTTGGTGTTTTGTA
Encoded proteins:
- a CDS encoding anti-sigma factor, producing MRTKEELEELISIYALGALDGEELAEVEEILATDQEARDILAKYQGVASHLAYSSKARMPDPSLKKKMLSELLGQKKSTYQEVKTPFWKRFQLIGFSFGAVAAAVLMLIIVSPNQSQYETLGDNGAVITELNQTISDQQELINNLKISLEEKQVEYKELEDHYAKLDELSEFLEHPSVHIIQLTNMHTDEDAGVGVLYHNDDDKAFFYCLDLEHPPEGKDYQWWVKANGEHKSVAVFKVDAKGSHFVELEALSDLGNIEHYSVTIEPEGGAERPSSDMIFAGDHRG